From the Solanum lycopersicum chromosome 10, SLM_r2.1 genome, one window contains:
- the LOC101255740 gene encoding kinesin-like protein KIN-7K, chloroplastic, producing the protein MKIMATLKSGVLVKFLEDMKIGGNASELEENGKTILLQIRSIVPVLEEGDLWPNRGFYLKVSDISHAMYVSLPEEQNEMILANQLKLGQFIYVQKLEDAHPFPLIRGVTPLPGRRPCEGVPQDIDSIANVMNILQASNSDCIVEKTVISENRIIEIPSNAGKLSRGLSDPDGLKNKNDHLERKSKGKFRSLSASKVRSGERTVGLDCTAKRSDSEKRNSHLFRELQKRKKRSFDIDSDTESILSLLSFSSHNSKRRSWNESEILEVKEIFDSSVVKHDKRPPRSRSPTVSSVRSVRYDSSDDNSSSIARRREVGSAKKMKSSTKDKTSFSKINCEQASHPIDRLANDRQGAETGISWDSLPSSLVKLGKEVVKQRDTALIAATDALQEACAAERLLNSLSKFSEFHLAEQDDLQPHVDKFFDLQDDMAQTRLILQSLTNISPLRTSGEADHSTYNTSSVKEALTIAVQRKKNSSMWIKSAVALDLSPCSTTLNPIHNTMAVTNTPKKSSISNRSTKPKGSYIVKSHKNTDEIPFLSADKDEQPEWTRGSTMPTAIALASSLQNECRKLFLGHVEKYLDEVEIKASSMAVDSQIAGMMYKVKRVNDWLDVIINKEANARKDGSLDDSEIEVCQRVRNKIYGILLKHVERTAMSFGSSS; encoded by the exons atgaaaatcatgGCGACTTTGAAATCTGGGGTTCTTGTAAAGTTTCTTGAAGACATGAAAATTGGGGGTAATGCGTCCGAGTTGGAGGAAAATGGAAAAACCATATTGTTGCAAATTAGAAGCATTGTTCCTGTTCTTGAAGAAGGTGATCTTTGGCCTAACAGAGGATTTTACCTGAAAGTTTCAGATATTTCTCATGCAATGTATGTTTCTTTGCCTGAAGAGCAAAATGAGATGATTCTTGCAAACCAATTGAAATTGGGTCAATTCATTTATGTACAGAAATTGGAGGATGCTCATCCTTTTCCGTTGATTAGAGGCGTAACGCCTCTACCTGGTAGGCGCCCGTGTGAGGGAGTCCCTCAAGATATTGATTCAATTGCGAATGTAATGAACATTCTTCAGGCATCTAATTCTGATTGTATTGTTGAAAAAACTGTTATTTCTGAGAATAGGATTATTGAAATCCCATCCAATGCTGGAAAGTTGTCTAGGGGATTATCTGATCCTGATGGGTTGAAGAACAAAAATGATCATTTGGAAAGAAAATCTAAAGGAAAATTTCGGTCTTTGAGTGCTTCAAAAGTTCGTTCAGGCGAAAGGACGGTGGGCTTGGATTGCACTGCTAAAAGATCTGACAGTGAGAAGAGAAATTCTCATCTTTTTAGGGAActacaaaagagaaaaaaaagatctTTTGATATTGATAGTGATACAGAAAGCATATTGTCATTGCTCTCATTTTCGTCTCATAATTCAAAGAGAAGAAGTTGGAATGAGTCAGAGATTTTGGAAGTTAAAGAAATCTTCGATTCTTCAGTTGTCAAGCACGATAAGAGACCACCTCGTAGTCGCAGTCCAACT GTTTCATCAGTTCGTTCTGTAAGGTATGATAGCTCCGATGACAATTCAAGTTCAATAGCAAGAAGAAGAGAAGTTGGCTCTgcaaagaaaatgaagagttccACTAAGGACAAAACTTCTTTCTCCAAAATAAATTGTGAGCAAGCCTCACATCCAATTGACCGCTTAGCTAATGACAGGCAAGGGGCAGAAACTGGTATATCATGGGACTCACTGCCCTCAAGCTTGGTGAAGCTTGGAAAG GAGGTTGTAAAGCAAAGAGACACTGCTCTGATTGCAGCTACTGATGCTTTGCAAGAAGCATGTGCAGCTGAGAGGTTGCTCAATTCCTTGAG CAAGTTCTCAGAGTTCCATCTAGCTGAACAAGATGATCTCCAGCCTCatgttgataaattttttgatcTTCAAGATGACATGGCTCAGACACGATTAATATTGCAGTCACTTACTAATATAAGTCCACTTAGAACTTCAGGAGAAGCTGATCATTCAACTTATAACACCAGTTCAGTTAAGGAAGCATTGACCATTGCAGTCCAGAGAAAGAAAAACTCATCTATGTGGATAAAATCTGCTGTTGCTCTTGATCTTTCACCATGCTCCACCACTCTCAATCCAATCCATAACACTATGGCTGTCACCAATACACCGAAGAAATCAAGCATATCAAATCGAAGTACCAAACCCAAAGGGTCATATATTGTCAAATCACATAAGAACACTGATGAGATTCCCTTCTTGTCGGCTGACAAAGATGAGCAACCTGAATGGACTAGGGGAAGCACAATGCCTACAGCCATTGCCCTAGCTTCTTCGTTGCAGAACGAGTGTAGAAAATTGTTTTTGGGACATGTAGAGAAGTACCTAGATGAGGTTGAAATAAAAGCCTCTTCAATGGCAGTAGATAGTCAAATAGCAGGAATGATGTATAAGGTGAAGAGAGTCAATGATTGGTTAGATGTGATAATCAACAAGGAAGCGAATGCTCGAAAGGATGGGAGCTTGGATGACTCAGAAATTGAAGTTTGTCAAAGGGTAAGGAACAAAATATATGGGATCTTACTTAAGCATGTTGAGAGAACTGCTATGTCTTTTGGAAGTAGCAGTTGA